The window GTTCTGCTGGGCCGCGTCTTCTTCACCGGGAGCCGCGTGGCGCTTCTGCGGCGGCCGGAAGAGGCCGCGGACGATGTGCACCCGGCTGCCCGCGTAGTAGCCGGAGATGCCGCCCATGGTGATGCCGATCAAGAGGGCGACGATCGTCGCCAGGATCCCGATCGTCAGGCTGATGCGCGCGCCGAACCAGATGCGGCTGAACATGTCGCGTCCGAAGTCGTCGGTGCCCCAGAGGAAGAGGTAGGCCTTCTCCTCGACCAGCCAGGGACCGCCCATCAGGTGCAGGTCCATGGGGATGAAGCCCAGGAACTTGTAGGGGTAGCCCTTCACGAAGAAGTAGATGGGGTACTTCTCCTCGCAGTTCTCCTTGAACTCGAGCTTGAAGGTGCGGAGGTTGCGCGAACGCTCGACCTTGCAGACGTAGGGCCGGGTCCAGCGGCCGTCCTCGGTCTTGAAGTAGACCTTGGTGGGCGGCACGAACTGCAGCTTGCGGAAGCTCTTGGCCTCGGGGTAGGGCCCGACGAAGTCGGCAAAGAGGGCGAGGGAGTAGAGCACCAGCAGCACCACGCTCGCCCAGCGGGCGAAGGGGTGGCGCCGGAAGCGCATCCACGCTTTCTGCCAGTAGCTCTGGCTGTGCTCGCCTAAGCCTTCGCGGAGGTTGGTGTCGTGGATGTCGGACATCGTGGCTCCTAGCTGTAGCGGATCCGCGGATCCACCCAAGCGAGCAAGAGGTCGGAGAGCAGGTTACCGATCATCAGCAGCACCACCGAGATCGAGATGCTGCCCATGAGAATGTAAACGTCGATGCTGAAGATGGCGTCGAGGATCATGGGCGTCAGCCCGGGCCAGGCCATCACCACCTCCACGAAGCCGGCGCCCCCGAAGAGCTCGGGAAGCAGGAAGCCGATCGAGGCGATGATGGGGATCACCGCGTTGCGCAGGATGTGTTTGTAGATGACCACGCGCTCCGACAGCCCCTTGGCGCGCGCGGTGCGCACGTAGTCCTGCATCTTGGTCTCGAGCATCTGGGTGCGCATCACGCGCGTAAGGCCTGCGGTTCCGGCGGTCCCGGCGACGATGACGGGCAGCACCGCGTGCCACATCACGTCGAGCCACTGGCGCCACTTGGGCGCCTGAAAGAAGTCGACGCCGTCGATGTAGAGCGAACGCATCCCCCCGATGGGGAAGATCTCGTGGCCGAAGGTGTCCTTGAGCCAGAGGGCGAAGTAGAGCATGAGAAGGGCGAAGAAGAAGTTGGGGACCGCCAGGCCGAAGAAGGCGAAGCTGGTCCAGAAGCGGTCGCCCCAGGAGTACTGCCTGAGGGCCGAATAGATCCCGATCGGTATGGAGACGACGTAGATGAAGACGATCGAGGAGACGACGAGCACCATGGAGTTGAGGATGCGCGGTTTGAGCACGTGCCAAACGTCGGTTTGATAGC of the Oceanithermus desulfurans genome contains:
- a CDS encoding ABC transporter permease, whose protein sequence is MTAYILRRFLHLIPTFLGATFLAFLVIQLAPGDFITRLELDPSYDRAQIENFRRLFGLDQPFTVQYAKWLSGFMKGYLGLSLSYQTDVWHVLKPRILNSMVLVVSSIVFIYVVSIPIGIYSALRQYSWGDRFWTSFAFFGLAVPNFFFALLMLYFALWLKDTFGHEIFPIGGMRSLYIDGVDFFQAPKWRQWLDVMWHAVLPVIVAGTAGTAGLTRVMRTQMLETKMQDYVRTARAKGLSERVVIYKHILRNAVIPIIASIGFLLPELFGGAGFVEVVMAWPGLTPMILDAIFSIDVYILMGSISISVVLLMIGNLLSDLLLAWVDPRIRYS
- a CDS encoding ABC transporter permease, producing the protein MSDIHDTNLREGLGEHSQSYWQKAWMRFRRHPFARWASVVLLVLYSLALFADFVGPYPEAKSFRKLQFVPPTKVYFKTEDGRWTRPYVCKVERSRNLRTFKLEFKENCEEKYPIYFFVKGYPYKFLGFIPMDLHLMGGPWLVEEKAYLFLWGTDDFGRDMFSRIWFGARISLTIGILATIVALLIGITMGGISGYYAGSRVHIVRGLFRPPQKRHAAPGEEDAAQQNGFFSGGALAEGWREAVHERRVPVFLVGLVLQYAFWGAATAVLYTTMQGFLSISEGLERYLAMLVFGGLLGTMVWMFLFGRLAVDVDDLIMRTTEILAAIPGLFLLIILSGMLAQYDMPSSTRFLLVLTILAFVG